Proteins co-encoded in one Leptospira dzoumogneensis genomic window:
- a CDS encoding enoyl-CoA hydratase/isomerase family protein, with translation MDYKHLSIENRNGLLIVLLNRPESNNALNIRIRDELESIFSESKKDPKVRGILLGANGKNFCSGYDLEEVVETKLGSFKHRILEYHYELYSFPKPLVCVLKGFCSAGGFDLALSGDYILAEKKTFLFRPEIRFGGPPLITTLARKVGPTKALSLTLLGEPLRSQDALELGIIDEIVTEGDSIAKGLKVLEKLSQWDPKLIKAEKEISNNFFQGNLYENLKKEFDLFKEFLENPNFLKIVTEYAKSIKQKV, from the coding sequence ATGGATTATAAACATCTGAGTATAGAGAACCGGAACGGATTACTAATTGTACTTTTAAACCGTCCTGAATCCAATAATGCATTAAACATAAGGATCAGAGACGAATTAGAATCGATTTTTTCAGAATCCAAAAAAGACCCTAAGGTCAGGGGGATACTCTTAGGAGCAAATGGCAAAAACTTTTGCAGCGGTTACGATCTAGAAGAAGTAGTCGAAACAAAACTAGGATCTTTCAAGCACCGTATTTTAGAATATCATTATGAACTATATTCTTTTCCAAAACCTCTAGTTTGTGTACTAAAAGGTTTTTGTTCCGCAGGAGGATTCGATCTAGCGCTTTCCGGGGATTATATTCTGGCAGAAAAGAAAACATTCTTATTCCGGCCGGAAATCCGTTTCGGAGGCCCTCCTTTGATCACTACTTTAGCTCGAAAAGTAGGCCCAACAAAAGCATTATCTTTGACATTACTTGGAGAACCTCTCCGTTCCCAAGACGCATTAGAATTAGGGATCATAGATGAAATCGTTACAGAAGGCGATTCAATTGCGAAAGGCCTAAAAGTATTGGAAAAACTCTCTCAATGGGATCCTAAACTCATCAAAGCGGAAAAAGAAATATCGAATAATTTTTTCCAAGGAAACTTGTATGAGAACTTAAAAAAGGAATTCGATCTATTCAAAGAATTTTTAGAAAATCCGAACTTTCTAAAAATAGTTACAGAATATGCAAAATCTATAAAACAGAAAGTATGA
- a CDS encoding haloalkane dehalogenase: MQTYLETPSECFSNLKDYPFSPNYISVGEFKMHYVDEGPKNAKETVLLLHGEPSWSYLYRKMIPPLSEKGYRVIAPDLIGFGKSDKPTDLKTYTYKNHVDWLKNLIVALDLQNITLFCQDWGGLLGLRAVAELDSRFARVCAANTFLPTGDIPPKEDFLKWLRFSQEVSKLPVGKIIQNGCVSKLSPDIIHAYDSPYPDESYKAGARKFPTLVPITPDNPETERNRQAWMFYKNFKKPFITMFSDSDPITKGGDIFFRRTIPGAKGQKHTVIQGAGHFLQEEKGELLAELLSEFIQNNP; encoded by the coding sequence ATGCAAACTTATTTAGAAACTCCTTCCGAATGTTTTTCCAATTTAAAGGATTATCCTTTTTCTCCTAATTATATTTCCGTAGGAGAATTCAAAATGCATTATGTGGACGAGGGTCCTAAAAATGCAAAAGAAACGGTTTTATTATTACATGGAGAACCGAGTTGGTCTTATCTTTATAGGAAGATGATACCTCCTTTATCAGAAAAAGGTTATAGAGTGATAGCACCCGACCTGATCGGTTTCGGAAAATCGGATAAACCGACGGATCTGAAAACTTATACGTATAAGAATCATGTTGACTGGCTGAAAAATCTAATTGTTGCTTTAGATCTGCAAAATATTACTCTCTTCTGCCAAGACTGGGGAGGTTTATTAGGTTTAAGAGCGGTAGCGGAATTGGATTCTCGCTTTGCAAGAGTATGTGCTGCGAATACTTTTCTGCCTACTGGAGATATTCCTCCTAAAGAAGATTTTTTAAAATGGCTTCGTTTCTCCCAAGAAGTAAGTAAACTTCCCGTGGGAAAGATCATCCAAAACGGATGTGTGAGTAAATTAAGTCCCGATATCATCCATGCTTATGATTCCCCTTATCCGGATGAATCTTATAAAGCAGGAGCAAGAAAATTTCCGACTCTTGTGCCGATAACTCCCGATAATCCTGAAACGGAAAGGAATCGCCAGGCTTGGATGTTCTATAAGAATTTCAAAAAACCTTTTATAACTATGTTCAGTGATTCGGATCCAATCACAAAAGGTGGAGATATATTCTTTCGAAGGACTATCCCGGGTGCAAAAGGACAAAAACACACAGTAATCCAAGGAGCAGGACATTTTCTTCAGGAAGAAAAGGGTGAGCTGCTTGCAGAACTTCTTTCCGAGTTTATCCAAAACAATCCATAG
- a CDS encoding class I SAM-dependent methyltransferase, whose translation MSKKPQDSDYIAYGANGLPFETSYWDEIYGSGKDVDASFNAKEHAKYIKSVFDLMQVHPRSIADFGFGKALLLKEFVKIFQPNRIFAVDPSEEMIDAIAKQKWIRSYNLSFLHSTIQDLELKHIHLPPFTLGICNSVVQYIEDKHLPKVFEKLHKIVNYLYFTVPTKNDYARMKKEIYFTDPYAHQRSKKYYEKLIRPYFRRVAFNLLESRITKDSPFCDELFVDD comes from the coding sequence ATGAGTAAAAAGCCGCAAGACTCCGATTATATCGCTTACGGAGCCAACGGTCTACCATTCGAAACTTCCTATTGGGATGAGATCTATGGAAGCGGGAAGGATGTGGATGCTTCTTTCAACGCGAAAGAACATGCAAAATACATAAAGTCCGTTTTTGATCTGATGCAGGTCCATCCCAGAAGTATTGCTGACTTCGGTTTCGGTAAGGCATTACTTTTAAAAGAATTCGTAAAAATATTCCAACCGAATCGTATATTTGCGGTGGACCCTTCCGAAGAAATGATAGATGCGATCGCAAAACAAAAATGGATCCGTTCTTATAATCTATCTTTTCTACATTCTACTATCCAGGATCTGGAACTGAAACATATTCATCTTCCTCCATTCACTCTTGGTATTTGTAATTCGGTAGTTCAGTATATAGAAGATAAACATCTTCCTAAGGTTTTTGAAAAACTGCATAAGATCGTAAATTATCTCTATTTTACTGTCCCTACAAAGAACGATTACGCAAGAATGAAGAAGGAGATCTACTTTACGGATCCTTATGCCCACCAAAGATCCAAAAAGTATTACGAAAAACTAATCCGCCCTTATTTCAGAAGAGTTGCATTCAATCTTCTGGAAAGCAGGATCACGAAAGACAGCCCGTTTTGTGACGAGCTGTTCGTGGACGATTGA
- a CDS encoding LuxR C-terminal-related transcriptional regulator — MKLYKIAILEDDPAFASQCKERLKKMNRVTKVEVYNSAEEFPKERDVPYDLVFVDIDLPGKSGLDFILERYSADSKTGYAILSAFESEEALFKALKAGAIGYILKKDVGDIQEKAEILLEGGGILSPGLAARVIHSFRKTTQKEVEVLSNREKKVLDMIVDGKRTKEIAASLGTKEGTVRVQIKSIFRKLHVNSRLELVRKFS; from the coding sequence GTGAAATTATATAAAATTGCGATCTTAGAAGACGATCCTGCATTTGCGAGCCAGTGCAAAGAAAGATTAAAAAAAATGAATAGAGTTACTAAGGTAGAAGTTTATAATTCCGCCGAGGAGTTTCCTAAAGAAAGGGATGTTCCTTATGACTTAGTATTCGTAGATATAGATCTTCCCGGCAAAAGTGGATTGGATTTTATTTTAGAAAGATACTCCGCGGATTCCAAAACAGGTTACGCAATTTTATCCGCATTTGAATCGGAAGAGGCATTATTCAAGGCCCTAAAAGCGGGGGCGATCGGATACATATTAAAAAAAGATGTAGGAGATATCCAAGAAAAAGCGGAAATACTTTTAGAAGGGGGAGGGATACTTTCTCCGGGACTTGCCGCAAGAGTCATCCACTCTTTCCGTAAAACTACCCAAAAGGAAGTGGAAGTGTTATCCAATCGGGAAAAGAAAGTGTTGGATATGATCGTAGACGGCAAAAGAACCAAAGAAATTGCAGCCTCCTTAGGTACTAAAGAAGGAACGGTAAGGGTCCAGATCAAAAGTATATTCAGAAAACTGCATGTGAATTCCAGATTGGAATTGGTAAGAAAATTTTCTTAG
- a CDS encoding OmpP1/FadL family transporter, with product MLFRSRVRKKSSLFFLAIISFLAPKLEAVGLFQPSHNARYGGMGGVNLAIGGSPMDIGTNPANLSLKNRKELEFGVSLPYIRTVYKDKFSDPDPNLSYENSESYNVLAPLPYFAIRIPINEKWTYGGGIYIPGGGNGEVSGLTRITPNDQSLNDWSGMKLPSPVGDSRRIQESYSSTFYLVKSTHALSYKIGGLSIALGIEGIYSRQIAYQKFHDITGNIEVPGQGFDYKSKNAYALGGIFGTTYQITDTLKIAYSYQTSAKIPLDGSMQVGSYPSRTGVSGTFAVPERHGLGFSYGTDTFKIGVDALYYNYASYTSTYKQTLAAPVFPTAFGQTNVIPQNLGYHDSWALGIGGEWIVNDWTWRLGARHNSGVLRSEGTNALQAGIMVQDLVSGGFGYSTGKWKFDFTLLYYLPVRVYNGGSADWNFNHAAFSKEDIRVNEFKHSLRSDIPAILLGASYSFD from the coding sequence ATGCTTTTTCGATCTAGAGTTCGTAAAAAATCCTCCCTGTTTTTCTTAGCTATAATTTCTTTCCTTGCTCCCAAGTTAGAAGCTGTTGGACTTTTTCAACCTTCTCATAATGCGAGATACGGAGGTATGGGAGGAGTAAATTTAGCGATCGGGGGATCTCCTATGGATATAGGGACCAATCCAGCTAACTTAAGTCTCAAAAATCGCAAAGAGTTGGAATTCGGAGTTTCTTTACCGTACATCCGTACAGTATACAAAGATAAATTCTCGGATCCGGACCCAAATCTCTCTTACGAAAACTCCGAATCCTATAACGTGCTCGCCCCTCTTCCATATTTTGCGATCCGAATTCCAATCAACGAAAAATGGACATATGGAGGAGGAATTTATATACCAGGCGGCGGAAATGGAGAAGTTTCCGGACTCACAAGGATCACACCTAACGACCAAAGTTTGAACGATTGGTCAGGGATGAAACTTCCGAGTCCAGTAGGAGATTCCAGAAGAATACAAGAAAGTTATTCCTCCACTTTTTATCTGGTCAAATCCACTCATGCGCTCTCTTATAAGATCGGCGGACTCTCTATAGCTTTAGGAATAGAAGGAATTTATTCCAGACAGATCGCTTACCAAAAGTTTCATGATATCACGGGAAATATTGAAGTCCCCGGCCAAGGTTTTGACTATAAAAGTAAAAATGCATATGCGCTCGGCGGGATTTTCGGAACCACTTACCAGATCACAGATACATTAAAGATCGCTTATTCTTACCAAACTTCCGCAAAAATCCCTTTGGATGGAAGTATGCAAGTGGGTTCTTATCCCAGCAGGACGGGAGTTTCTGGAACATTTGCAGTTCCGGAAAGACATGGATTAGGTTTTTCTTATGGAACGGATACATTCAAGATCGGGGTGGATGCATTATATTATAATTATGCTTCTTATACTTCTACTTATAAACAAACATTGGCAGCCCCCGTGTTCCCGACTGCATTCGGACAAACGAATGTGATCCCTCAGAATTTAGGGTATCATGATTCATGGGCATTAGGGATCGGAGGAGAATGGATCGTAAACGATTGGACTTGGAGACTAGGTGCAAGGCATAACTCCGGAGTTTTAAGATCGGAAGGCACCAATGCACTCCAAGCCGGTATCATGGTCCAAGATCTGGTCTCCGGTGGATTCGGATATTCCACCGGAAAATGGAAATTCGATTTTACACTTCTATATTATCTTCCGGTGAGAGTTTATAATGGAGGTTCCGCAGATTGGAACTTCAACCATGCAGCATTTTCGAAAGAGGATATCCGAGTAAACGAATTCAAACATTCATTAAGATCGGATATCCCTGCGATATTATTAGGAGCGAGCTACTCATTTGATTAA